Sequence from the Arvicola amphibius chromosome 3, mArvAmp1.2, whole genome shotgun sequence genome:
CAAACAGCTACCCAGTTGCTTAAACTTGCCCATAAGTACAGGCCAGAGACCAagcaggagaagaagcaaaggctgctggcccgtgctgagaagaaagctgcTGGCAAAGAGGATGTGCCAACTAAGAGACCACCTGTCCTTCGAGCGGGCATCAATACAGTCACCACTTTGGTagagaacaagaaggctcagctggtggtgatTGCCCACGACGTAGACCCCATTGAGCTGGTGGTCTTCCTGCCCGCCCTGTGTCGGAAGATGGGGGTCCCCTACTGCATCATCAAGGAAAAGGCCAGGCTGGGGCGGTTGGTCCATAGGAAGACGTGCACCACTGTTGCCTTCCCACAAGTTAACTCGGAAGACAAGGGTGCTCTGGCCAAGCTGGTGGAAGCTATTAGGACCAACTACAATGACAGATATGATGAGATCCGCCGCCACTGGGGAGGCAACGTCCTGGGTCCTAAATCTGTGGCTCGAATtgccaagctggaaaaggcaaaggccaaagaactcgccactaaactgggttaaatgtactgctgagttttctgtacataaatataattacaaaaaaaaattatttttgtgctactacataactgcaattttgttactgttatgaatcataatgtaaatatctgtgttttcccatggtcttgGGTGACTCCCTTGAAAGAATCCTTCAACCCTCTAAGGGactgcgacccacaggttgagaaccactgccctagagtaCTAAGAGGCATCctaaagcagtggctctcaactttcctaatgctgcaaccctttaacacagttcctcatgttgtagtgaccccaagcataaaactattttattgagacttcataactgtaattttactgctGCTATGAATTGTAACGTAAAtgcctgatatgcaggatatcagaTATGCAATCCTGTGGAGGCTGCGACACACAGGTTGACAACTGCCATCCTAAAGTGAGACACATGTATCCCCCTCTCTGCTCATCTGCCTATGCAAACAGTGTGCTTCAAAGAGTaaaaatctccccccccccccccgggactCCCAGgctgggggaaaggaaagactgAAATCTTGCCACTTGTGTAGCAGGAAGAGATTTCATGCAGCTCTGGCAGCTTCTCTCATAGCTAAATTAACATATGCACGTTCGCTGGCTTTGGTTTTGTCTACTCTACAAAAATATAAAGCTGCTAGGGAAAAAAGTGGGGGCAAAAAAACTAGATATCATCATGTCCGGTTTAGCCAAGCTGTAAACAAatccatttctctttatttttctttcccaatttCTTATCTCTAATGTCTGCGCTTCAGGTTTCCGAGCCCAAGTGCCCTGGAACAGGAAAGCCTGCGGTAGGCACCCGAGTGGCCCTCTGCTCCAAGGATCCAGCCAGGACATGGCAGGCAACAGCTAAGACAGGACAACAATGTTTATCAGTCAAGCTCATCCCCTCAGCCCCACCAAGCCAGGACATTCTCTCTGCATAGCCAGGGCTGACTTGgactttctggtcttccttcctatCTATGCCTCTGGAGGGCTAGGGTCACAAGAGCACGTCGTCATACTTGTTTCTCGCCGTGCTGTGGTCAAACCCACAGCTTTGTACACattaggcaagtattctaccagctgagctgggCCCCCAGTCCAAGAAGATTCTTCAGAAAGGACGAGAGATCTAAAGATGAGCCTGCAGAGATGCACCCTCGTGTTACCTTATTCCAAACACAGACCAGAATCAGTATCGGAGCCAGAGATCACACATCTCAGCCCAGAATCTGAGATCAAGggtaaaggttaaaaataaatgataatatactcaaaggatgtgATGAGCACCCCACAGAGGCTGCTTGGTGGTGGGTACTCTCTGGTATGTCGTGCACTAAtatggtgctgcccacagctaTGTGTGTATTCTGATGATCACAGTTCCCCAAACAAAACCTTAATGATGTCACTCGCTGCTTTCTTCGCAGCACCGTTTAAATTGGTataaacacatttataaataaactGTTTGGCATGAAGCTATAAATTTACTCCATTCAGGCGAGTTTACACATAATGTTTACAGTATGATTTTGATTCACGGGGGTCTACTTAACCCACAATATGTTGGCAAGTCTGTCTTTTAGGGGAAAACATTTATATTAGAACACATTAAACACGTACAACCCAATTAAACATAGTCTAAGGACTTCCCAGCTTCtgatccctcttcctcctccactcagGCTGTGAGACCCCAGGTACCATCCCTAGAAGGTTGGGATTAGTAGGGTCACCATGATAAATGCATCTCTTGCCGGCCTCATGCTCGGGGATAACATTGTCACCTGGTGTCCCTCTGAACTTTTGAGGTCCAGGAGCAGATGAGACCTAGGATGATTGAGTCACCCTGTGACTACAGGAAAGGTCCCCTTACTGTCTTGCTGAAAATTAATATAGAAGCATGCTGTCCCTGCTGCTGTCAGAGGCGACCTTACAAGCACACCTGAGGTCTGCCTTAAGATAAAGTCCCGCAGGTGACCCAAAGGCCAAGGAAGCCAATATTGGCTTCACTGGGTGGCACCCCGCTCATTTCACCCCTGGACGTCCTGTTTTACAACAGGATTAATCCTGTGCTGCATGCGAAGGAGTCTTCCATGATTCTAGGAAGAAAGAATCTGTTCTGCTGGCAGAACCTAAGCCTACAGATGAATGGAAGACAAAAACAATCCATGAGATAACAGTCAGGAGTGGCGGGGCATAAGCCCAGCACTGAATTGAGGCAGGGGAACAGTTAAGTTGGTTAGGTTGGTGGCTGTCATGGACCTACACTGTAAAAAGCTATCTCAAGAGTAGGTGATGGAGGATGGAGATAATGAAAGAGCCTATGCTTAAGCAATAAGGTCATTTCCCCCACATAAAATGACCTGACCGATAAATCACAGAAATCATGAAAAAGCCTGCTGAATCAGAGATCCTAGCTACTGAACCCCACACTCAGACCATAGCATCATGGTCCTCATCGTTCAGAAACGGAGGCAGAATGGGTCAAGACAGATAGTGAGCCACAGGAGAGGATGCCCAGGGGACCAACCACAGGGAGCTGACCAAGGTCACAGAGAGTTCATGACCTCAAAGCTCTCTAGCATGGAAAAGAACTGCCTGGAGTCATTAGAAGTGTGTCCCTTTTGGAACTAAAGCCCTGGTAGGCAGCTTGCTTCCTCTCCCAGGAGCTTCCTTCTAACCTCAGATACACATTGACTGTTTTTACTGTCCCCTCAAGCTATTAGGTGTTCTTAGCACTTCCTCCTGGTCTCAGATAATACAAATCTCCTTCCATGACAAACTCCAGATGAGAAGGGAGAGTGTCAGGACTTTCTGTGATTGTGAAACCCCATAATGCACATCTGCTGCCATCCACCCCTGCTCCTGGTGACAGTCCCATTGTGTCTGTGGCAATGCAGattgcaggggatctgactttACCCCGATCCACAGTGAGCATGTGGTTCAGGTCTAACTAGGCAGCACCCTCATTGTTTTAGATAATGTTCCACCATTATGCACCACaaggaaggagagggacaggACTTATGGGTTCCAAAGACTTTACTAACTCACCACATAAGTGATCACTGACGATCAGGGCTATAGGATAAGGACTTGGGAGCCTTGTTTCTCCTGACCGTCCTGAGCAGGGGCAGAAGTGGGgtttataagtatataaaattcACAAACATATGTCGCAAAGGAACAATTAAAATTGTCACCAATCAGGATTTAGGGGTTAGGGGTTTCCTTGAGTGTTCCACCATTGGTAACAGACATACAAACCAAACTTTTCTGTCCAACCAGtcagattcatttgttccttctgttgtCAGGAACAGCCATGATGTTTCTAGAGAACTGGAGATTGTAAAATGACTATTTCTATGGTTTAGGGAGGAGATTGGTCGGCCATTGTAAAGTTCTCAGCTTCCCTGGGGCTTGGGAACTTGAACTTATTTTCACCCTGcaggtaaaatggagtctgaagtcaaaacGACAGAATTTAGGCCAACGTGCTTTTGCCTGCTCTCTTCAATATAGAAGAATATCAGCAGATGAACCCCAACTAAGTCTATCAGAGTGGTTGAATTGGTGGGGGGCACTAGATCCTTTATCTGCTAACCCCGGGAAGGCGTGAGTCTGAGTCTTTGGGCAGTTACTGGGACCGTGTTGGTGGTTTATGAGAAGAGCCTTTCCGACACTGAAGCAAAGttagaaagaggcaggcagagtgagagacaggtTGAGTCCCGGTCCCATCATCTGAGCCCTTGTCCAAATCCAGCACCCTGTATCTTTCACTTAGAAGAGCTGATGTAAATATAATATGATTTTTGGCTTAACTGCTACGGTTGGTTTTTCTATCACTTGTTACTGGTGAGTCAGGGTTAATAACAATTCTCAACCGTAGAAAAGAATGACATTCCCTCTGTCACTAGTTTTGATTTTATGTAAGAGACCTAGGTCATTCCTAATAGACATAACTACCTGACCCTGAACAAGCCACAGCCAGGTGTTCTCAACAGCAAATGAGGGTGCTCCATCTCCCAGGATTATTGTTTTTCCATCCTGAAATTGTGTACATCAATGAATAGTCTCTTAGCAACCTTCACACTCACAGAATTAGATGCGAAAtgattttcttcaaatatatggatttaaaatattaaaatgcattttcagtAGTATAATTACATGCATAGATTTGTAAGCTGTTGAAGGCCTCTTTGCTTTAGCAAGGTACATAATAACCCCTCTGACACACATATGTCATCTCTAATTTCTTAttcctttaaagattttatttttatttttaattatggtgAAGAgttatgcacatgagtgtggtacccatggaggccaaaagaaggtgtcagattcccaggaactggaattacaggcaactcTGGGCCAACTGCTGTGGgagccgggaactgaactcaggtcttgggaactgaactcaggccttctgcaagaacaagctGTACTCTTAACCAGTGAAGCATCTCTCCTGGCCCTGGTCTCTCATTCTCAGTACCCGAGAACTTCCACTACCCCTGCCTACCTCTGATGTGTAACACC
This genomic interval carries:
- the LOC119810104 gene encoding 60S ribosomal protein L7a-like, giving the protein MPKGKKAKGKKVAPAPAIVKKQEAKKVVNPLFEKRPKNFGIGQDIQPKRDLTRFVKWPRYIRLQRQRAILYKRLKVPPAINQFTQALDRQTATQLLKLAHKYRPETKQEKKQRLLARAEKKAAGKEDVPTKRPPVLRAGINTVTTLVENKKAQLVVIAHDVDPIELVVFLPALCRKMGVPYCIIKEKARLGRLVHRKTCTTVAFPQVNSEDKGALAKLVEAIRTNYNDRYDEIRRHWGGNVLGPKSVARIAKLEKAKAKELATKLG